Proteins found in one Salinimonas lutimaris genomic segment:
- a CDS encoding mechanosensitive ion channel family protein — protein sequence MEEELQQAQAVYDMLVEYAVTYSFQIAGAIVILLVGWWLSSKIGSVVENLMIGRNIDITLSRFTGGACKLIVLGLVIIIALGNIGISVTPLIAAIGAVGLGAGLAIQGMLANYAAGFTIIITRPFVVGDTIRVRGVAGVVDKVMLPYTILIDEDNVQIQIPNKLIVGEILHNSAEQMLIELEIGVAYSSGVDEVTALIEEAVAKVGGISTEKAPAIGVDNFGDSSINFGVRVWGDTTRHFEIRYALNKAIYDALQKADIQIPFPQREVKML from the coding sequence ATGGAAGAAGAATTACAGCAGGCCCAGGCTGTGTACGATATGCTGGTTGAATACGCGGTGACTTACAGTTTTCAGATTGCCGGGGCTATTGTTATTTTGCTGGTTGGCTGGTGGCTGTCCAGCAAGATAGGCAGCGTGGTCGAAAACCTGATGATAGGCCGCAACATCGACATTACGCTGAGCCGTTTTACTGGCGGGGCCTGCAAGCTCATTGTACTGGGCCTGGTCATCATTATTGCGCTGGGTAATATAGGCATCAGTGTAACGCCGTTAATTGCTGCTATTGGCGCGGTGGGGCTGGGAGCTGGCCTGGCGATTCAGGGCATGCTGGCCAATTATGCAGCGGGATTTACCATCATCATTACCCGGCCATTTGTAGTGGGCGACACCATTCGGGTGCGCGGCGTTGCCGGGGTGGTCGATAAAGTCATGCTGCCTTATACCATTTTAATTGATGAAGACAACGTACAGATTCAAATTCCCAACAAGCTTATTGTGGGGGAAATTCTGCATAACTCTGCCGAGCAGATGCTGATTGAACTGGAGATTGGAGTCGCCTATTCCAGCGGCGTAGATGAGGTTACCGCGCTGATTGAAGAAGCGGTGGCAAAAGTCGGAGGGATCTCCACTGAAAAAGCTCCAGCCATCGGCGTAGATAACTTTGGCGACAGCAGCATTAATTTTGGCGTACGGGTGTGGGGCGACACCACCCGGCACTTTGAAATTCGCTATGCACTTAACAAAGCGATTTATGACGCACTGCAAAAGGCCGATATACAGATACCCTTTCCGCAACGTGAAGTTAAAATGCTATAG
- a CDS encoding YrhK family protein — protein MHNESVFNLGLEHVRVQRKYDALGALNDLLIAIWFLIGSFFFLSSSLVEDGTWLFILGSAQLLIKPVLKLASLIHVSRVYHQTNQKE, from the coding sequence ATGCACAATGAATCGGTCTTCAATCTGGGCCTGGAGCATGTCAGGGTGCAGCGCAAATATGACGCGCTGGGTGCACTCAATGACCTGCTCATTGCCATCTGGTTTTTAATTGGTAGCTTTTTCTTTTTATCCAGCTCACTGGTAGAAGACGGTACCTGGCTGTTTATTTTAGGCAGTGCACAGCTTTTAATTAAACCGGTACTAAAACTGGCCAGCCTGATTCACGTAAGTCGGGTGTATCACCAGACCAATCAAAAAGAGTAA
- a CDS encoding methyl-accepting chemotaxis protein — translation MKKHLSLASKLMFVVGALFTLLAALFITVSYFLLNSAEQNINRHVSGEVKSQIEATVAAKAARYAAETQTLLSTAHQIPNVLATQLAASIEASDSLSLSREQTERIVGNLLATGVTSSMYAQFETNLFDGQAAANKQGSSHSTPGTGSFEVYYIADANGQAEQVRITDPSVKHDTTLDEFGFRAAEWYLCNKETLKPCVSNPYQYEIREGYSELMTSLTVPVIANGRFRGVVGADLNLPIIQKRANILKGSLYNGQAQVYVVSQNGMVVAATDAKDKLARPFKEIFGENGQAQRLVSAADNNESVQLDNMLYVVRNISLPLPNTQWKMVVGVDINAAMAPVVTVEDLISSAITSLLSTQVLVAVIATLIALGLIYIFTRSIIQPVRQVAERMEELAGQGGDLTQDIHVHSHAELIQLSQAFNKFKEKVRELLEQAKVSCNQVTTQSEQTQHHAQNTNEQIQVQQAEIDSVVTAITEMSQTAQEVAHTAADAAHNADNATQSVKHTESEISQSTSTVTALSNEMQTASSAVQAVSARSTDIKKILDVIDAIAEQTNLLALNAAIEAARAGDSGRGFSVVADEVRSLASKTAESVGEIGKVITALQSEVDNTVNIIRVGSEKADDAAQRSQSALQNMQNTVSQIDEISQRMTQMAAAAEEQSQVSEELNRNMVIIGNATSEVAANSQASEESSRAIHNAVHTLQALLGKLKTR, via the coding sequence ATGAAAAAACACCTTTCGCTTGCGTCCAAACTTATGTTTGTTGTGGGAGCCCTGTTTACCCTGCTTGCTGCTCTGTTTATTACGGTAAGTTACTTTTTGCTTAACTCCGCTGAGCAAAATATTAACCGGCACGTTAGTGGCGAGGTTAAAAGCCAGATTGAAGCAACGGTGGCAGCAAAAGCTGCCCGGTATGCAGCTGAAACACAGACTCTGCTTAGCACCGCTCATCAGATCCCCAATGTTCTGGCTACACAGCTAGCCGCCAGTATCGAAGCCAGTGACAGCCTGTCATTGAGCCGCGAGCAGACGGAACGCATTGTAGGTAACCTGCTGGCTACCGGTGTCACCTCCAGCATGTATGCCCAGTTTGAAACCAACCTGTTTGATGGCCAGGCCGCCGCTAATAAACAGGGCAGCAGTCACTCAACTCCCGGTACCGGCAGCTTTGAGGTGTATTATATCGCCGATGCTAATGGTCAGGCTGAACAGGTTCGTATTACCGACCCTTCTGTTAAGCACGACACCACGCTGGACGAATTTGGCTTTCGGGCCGCCGAGTGGTACCTGTGCAATAAAGAAACCCTGAAACCGTGTGTGTCCAACCCTTACCAGTACGAAATACGCGAAGGCTATTCAGAGCTGATGACCAGCCTGACCGTACCGGTGATCGCCAATGGTCGTTTTCGTGGTGTAGTGGGCGCAGATCTTAACCTGCCCATAATCCAGAAGCGGGCAAATATCCTGAAAGGCTCTTTGTATAATGGCCAGGCTCAGGTTTATGTAGTCAGTCAGAACGGCATGGTCGTCGCGGCCACTGATGCCAAAGACAAGCTGGCTCGCCCGTTCAAGGAAATCTTTGGTGAAAATGGACAGGCACAGCGCCTTGTTAGCGCGGCTGACAACAACGAATCTGTGCAGCTGGACAACATGCTGTATGTTGTTCGTAATATCAGTTTGCCGCTACCCAACACGCAGTGGAAGATGGTAGTAGGGGTGGATATCAATGCCGCTATGGCACCGGTTGTCACTGTGGAAGATCTCATTTCCTCTGCCATTACCTCCCTGTTGTCGACCCAGGTGCTGGTTGCCGTTATCGCAACCCTGATTGCATTGGGTCTGATTTATATTTTCACCCGCAGCATTATTCAGCCTGTTCGTCAGGTTGCCGAGCGTATGGAAGAGCTGGCTGGCCAGGGTGGCGACTTGACCCAGGATATTCACGTTCATTCTCATGCTGAGCTGATTCAGTTAAGTCAGGCGTTTAACAAGTTTAAAGAAAAGGTGCGCGAGCTGCTGGAGCAGGCCAAGGTATCCTGTAACCAGGTTACCACGCAAAGTGAGCAGACTCAGCATCATGCACAAAATACCAATGAGCAAATTCAGGTACAGCAGGCCGAGATTGACAGTGTGGTTACGGCTATCACCGAGATGTCGCAAACTGCACAGGAAGTGGCGCATACCGCTGCTGACGCCGCTCATAATGCTGACAATGCCACCCAATCGGTTAAGCATACAGAATCTGAGATTTCTCAGTCTACCAGTACGGTTACCGCGCTTTCCAATGAAATGCAGACCGCTTCAAGTGCAGTGCAGGCGGTTTCAGCCCGCAGTACTGACATTAAGAAGATTCTGGATGTGATTGATGCCATTGCCGAGCAAACTAACCTGCTGGCTTTAAACGCGGCAATTGAGGCAGCCCGTGCCGGAGATAGCGGCCGCGGCTTTAGTGTGGTGGCCGACGAAGTACGTTCTCTGGCTTCAAAAACCGCCGAGTCAGTGGGTGAAATTGGCAAAGTGATTACAGCGCTTCAAAGCGAAGTGGATAACACCGTGAATATCATCCGCGTCGGCAGTGAAAAAGCCGATGATGCTGCTCAGCGCTCTCAGTCGGCCTTGCAGAATATGCAAAATACGGTGAGCCAGATTGATGAAATCAGCCAGCGTATGACCCAGATGGCTGCAGCTGCCGAGGAGCAAAGCCAGGTCAGCGAGGAACTCAACCGCAACATGGTAATTATTGGTAATGCCACCAGCGAAGTGGCGGCTAACTCACAGGCTTCCGAAGAAAGCTCGCGAGCAATTCATAATGCCGTGCACACGTTGCAAGCCCTGCTGGGCAAGCTTAAAACGCGCTAA
- a CDS encoding formate/nitrite transporter family protein: MTENAKHGSDEKEKPLSHEEEKDVRDHQSLNSVSVYAIVHREGLEELKRPMMSLWWSGVAAGIGISLSILAEGILHTIFKESTYQFALENLGYTVGFVLVILGRLQLFTENTLTVILPLLHKRSLHMTLCTARLWAIVFLANMVGTFSAAFFSFYFGAVPPEFLEGMTAISKHYAELKPMEAMSYGIVSGFIIAAVVWMKPSVNNSLLIMIVMFTYLIAIGNFTHVIAGSNELFLMALQGHISVADTLELIGATLVGNILGGTCLFALLAYGQVVREIE, encoded by the coding sequence ATGACCGAAAATGCCAAGCATGGTTCTGATGAAAAGGAAAAACCTCTTAGCCATGAAGAGGAAAAGGATGTCAGGGATCATCAGAGCCTGAACTCGGTCTCGGTGTATGCCATTGTGCACCGTGAGGGGCTTGAAGAGCTCAAACGCCCGATGATGTCGTTATGGTGGTCGGGGGTGGCGGCCGGTATCGGTATTTCACTGTCTATTCTGGCTGAAGGGATTTTACATACGATCTTCAAAGAATCGACGTATCAGTTTGCGCTGGAAAATCTGGGGTACACTGTCGGCTTTGTGCTGGTAATTTTAGGACGACTACAGCTGTTTACTGAAAATACGCTGACAGTGATTTTGCCGTTACTGCATAAACGTTCTTTGCATATGACACTGTGTACTGCCAGGCTGTGGGCTATTGTCTTTCTGGCCAACATGGTAGGCACATTTTCCGCCGCCTTCTTCAGTTTCTATTTTGGCGCGGTGCCGCCGGAATTTCTTGAAGGTATGACCGCCATCTCTAAGCACTACGCAGAGCTTAAACCGATGGAAGCCATGTCCTATGGCATCGTATCAGGGTTTATTATTGCGGCCGTGGTGTGGATGAAACCGTCGGTTAATAACTCACTGCTGATTATGATTGTGATGTTTACCTACCTCATTGCTATCGGTAACTTTACCCATGTCATTGCCGGTTCGAACGAATTGTTCCTGATGGCGCTACAAGGCCATATCAGTGTTGCTGACACGCTTGAGCTTATTGGTGCCACGCTGGTGGGTAATATTCTGGGCGGAACCTGTCTGTTTGCCTTATTAGCTTATGGGCAAGTGGTCAGGGAGATTGAGTAA
- a CDS encoding alpha-amylase family protein: MVEILKCKSGVKTTLLATATVGIFSISPASADVILHAFNWKYDDVASKASQIADLGYKKVLVSPAYKSTGNQWWARYQPQDYRVIDNPLGDTADFTAMVNALRAQGVETYADIVFNHMANESAQRNDLNYPGAAVLGNYASQPEYYQSITLFGDVTNGLFGAGDFHGSGDPQGPQCISNYSDVGDVQYNRLCGAPPDTGLPDLDPNNWVVEQQKNYLTELKRIGVTGFRVDAAKHMSNYHINQVFDTQIKNDTHVFGEIITSGGVGNGEYDNFLAPYINQTGHSAYDFPLFAQLRSAFSPGGSMNLLIDPGAYGQALSAAKAVTFSVTHDIPLNDPFRYQIMDATDETLANAYILGRDGGTPMLYSDHNESGDNRWNDLYQRNDIAAMVSFHNQMQGRGMTVISASDCYLLFKRDHNGIVGINKCGSAQDVWVDTSAQQLWWYRDYKDVLSADVQTISTQWHNFNLPARGARMWVMQ; the protein is encoded by the coding sequence ATGGTCGAAATACTTAAGTGTAAGTCAGGTGTAAAGACTACTCTCCTGGCTACAGCAACTGTCGGTATCTTTTCCATCTCACCGGCATCCGCTGATGTTATTTTGCATGCATTTAACTGGAAATATGATGACGTTGCCAGCAAAGCTTCGCAAATTGCGGATCTGGGATATAAAAAAGTGTTGGTATCACCTGCCTACAAGTCTACCGGTAACCAGTGGTGGGCAAGATACCAGCCTCAGGATTACCGTGTTATAGATAATCCACTGGGCGATACTGCTGATTTTACGGCAATGGTGAATGCGCTGAGGGCGCAAGGGGTGGAAACTTACGCAGACATTGTCTTTAATCATATGGCAAACGAGTCGGCGCAGCGGAACGACCTGAATTATCCGGGGGCCGCTGTACTTGGTAATTATGCCAGTCAGCCTGAATATTATCAGAGTATTACTCTGTTTGGCGATGTGACCAACGGGTTGTTTGGTGCCGGTGATTTTCATGGTTCGGGAGATCCGCAGGGACCACAATGTATTAGTAATTATTCCGATGTAGGCGATGTGCAGTACAACCGGTTGTGTGGAGCGCCACCAGATACCGGACTCCCGGATTTAGACCCCAACAACTGGGTTGTAGAGCAACAAAAAAACTATCTGACGGAGCTAAAACGTATTGGTGTTACCGGGTTTCGTGTTGACGCAGCCAAACATATGAGCAATTACCACATAAACCAGGTGTTTGATACGCAGATTAAGAACGATACCCACGTATTTGGCGAAATTATAACTTCAGGTGGTGTCGGTAACGGTGAGTACGATAATTTTCTAGCGCCGTACATCAATCAGACCGGTCACTCTGCATATGATTTTCCGCTCTTCGCTCAGCTACGCAGTGCGTTTAGTCCGGGTGGCTCAATGAATTTACTGATTGACCCTGGCGCTTACGGGCAGGCACTGTCAGCAGCAAAAGCGGTTACCTTTAGTGTTACCCATGATATACCGCTTAATGATCCGTTTCGTTATCAAATCATGGATGCTACTGATGAAACACTGGCCAATGCCTATATCCTTGGGCGTGATGGGGGAACGCCAATGCTTTATTCAGATCATAATGAAAGTGGAGACAACCGCTGGAATGATTTGTACCAGCGAAATGATATTGCCGCGATGGTAAGTTTTCATAACCAGATGCAGGGAAGGGGCATGACGGTTATCAGTGCCAGTGACTGTTATCTGCTGTTCAAACGTGATCATAATGGTATTGTTGGCATTAACAAATGTGGCTCAGCTCAAGATGTCTGGGTGGATACCTCAGCACAGCAGTTATGGTGGTATCGGGACTACAAAGATGTTTTGAGTGCTGATGTTCAGACTATTTCCACACAATGGCACAACTTTAACTTACCAGCGCGAGGCGCTCGTATGTGGGTAATGCAGTAA
- a CDS encoding dihydrodipicolinate synthase family protein, whose translation MFTGLSAFPVTPFRYDRLDLPAMSVLLANLSAARPDSICVMGSTGLYPYLTPAEKQQVIQLAVEQSDGIPVMAGIGALLTREVLANAQQAQQAGASALLLAPVAYHPLNSDEVYHLFEQVCREVSVPVCVYENPGTTQFSFSDELYAAITRLPHISAIKIPGAPFGSAEEGAARLTRLRAIIPEHVAVGVSADKFGVAGMLAGCDCWLSVAGGLFPNTIKSLIDAVHHTPHQAAEKASVLEPLWDLFTHNKGGLRVIATAADLLGYTEGNCLPAPLLPLTGDARQQLAKVLSRLELR comes from the coding sequence ATGTTTACTGGCTTATCCGCGTTTCCTGTTACACCATTTCGCTATGACCGGCTTGATTTGCCGGCTATGTCGGTGCTGCTGGCAAACCTGAGCGCCGCGCGCCCGGACTCTATTTGTGTAATGGGCTCGACCGGTCTTTACCCCTACCTCACCCCTGCCGAGAAACAACAGGTTATTCAGCTGGCCGTTGAGCAGTCTGATGGTATTCCGGTGATGGCCGGCATCGGGGCTTTACTAACCAGAGAGGTGCTGGCCAATGCGCAACAGGCGCAGCAGGCAGGTGCCAGCGCTTTATTACTGGCGCCAGTGGCCTATCATCCGTTAAACAGCGATGAGGTATACCACTTATTTGAACAGGTGTGCAGGGAGGTCAGCGTTCCCGTATGCGTGTATGAAAACCCGGGCACCACCCAGTTTAGTTTTTCAGACGAGTTGTACGCAGCAATTACGCGGCTGCCTCATATCAGCGCCATAAAAATACCCGGCGCACCATTTGGTTCGGCCGAAGAAGGCGCAGCCCGCCTGACCCGACTTCGGGCCATCATACCTGAGCATGTGGCCGTGGGTGTTAGCGCCGATAAATTTGGGGTAGCCGGTATGCTGGCAGGCTGTGATTGCTGGCTGTCCGTGGCCGGTGGCTTGTTCCCCAATACCATAAAATCATTGATAGATGCTGTTCACCACACGCCGCATCAGGCGGCTGAAAAAGCCTCAGTACTTGAGCCGCTGTGGGATCTTTTTACGCACAACAAAGGTGGCCTGAGGGTCATTGCTACAGCAGCGGATTTACTTGGTTATACCGAAGGTAATTGTTTGCCCGCTCCGTTGCTGCCTCTCACCGGAGACGCCAGACAGCAACTGGCAAAGGTACTCAGCCGGCTAGAGCTTCGCTGA
- the betT gene encoding choline BCCT transporter BetT → MSQQDTINENTDSPSEKVLINKVPFYGSVIGIVLFALWAMFFTESANSVINQALSWISATFGWFYFFAIFVYLLFVALVAVSPWGKIRLGQEHTRPEFNVVTWAAMLFSAGIGIDLIFFCIVEPVTQYLTPPVAMGEGSEAARNAIKITLFHWGLSGWGVYTLVGMALAFFSYRHGLPLAIRSALYPVFGKKIYGPIGHTVDIAAVLGTVFGIATSLGIGLIQLNYGLNHVFGIAEGLTVQIVLAVVVIVFAAISAVTGVEKGIRRLSEFNMLMALVLMLFVLFVGDTRFLLNALVLNIGDYMTDFVSMSFNTFAFDPPTDWLNAWTLFFWAWWIAWGPFVGMFLARISRGRTIGEFVAGTLLLPLSFMIVWMSVMGNSAIDMVMSGAQDFGEQAVNNPGSAIYLFLESIPWAAVTTIVVSILAFVFFITSGDSGSLVLSNLTSVLRDPYSDAPAWMRIMWAAIIGLLTIALLLTGGLSALQSAVVVTGLPFAIVLCLMMLGLFKALRVESLKQKAADTNFSGTYFVESDKNWTQRLHRFVSFPDQKQCQQFLDEVAMPAMKEVKAALEERKLTVTISENHDDSDVCMSLQVDLHDAQDFYYALRPSQHAMPSFATRSARSSSKYYRVEPLLAEGGQGYDLMGYTQHQVIEDILNQFERHMHFLHAQRTQPGADTNLFKPGN, encoded by the coding sequence ATGTCACAACAAGACACGATAAATGAAAATACTGACAGCCCGTCAGAAAAAGTACTAATCAACAAAGTTCCTTTTTACGGTTCGGTTATCGGCATCGTACTGTTTGCACTATGGGCTATGTTTTTTACCGAGTCCGCAAATTCTGTTATCAATCAGGCTCTAAGCTGGATATCCGCTACGTTCGGCTGGTTTTATTTTTTTGCTATTTTTGTTTATTTACTGTTTGTGGCGCTGGTTGCTGTTTCCCCCTGGGGGAAAATACGGCTGGGTCAGGAACATACCCGGCCTGAGTTCAATGTGGTGACCTGGGCCGCCATGCTTTTTTCTGCTGGTATCGGCATTGACCTAATCTTTTTCTGTATTGTTGAACCGGTGACCCAGTACCTGACCCCACCGGTTGCCATGGGAGAAGGCAGCGAAGCAGCCCGCAATGCGATCAAAATCACTTTGTTTCACTGGGGCTTATCCGGTTGGGGCGTCTATACACTGGTGGGAATGGCGCTGGCCTTTTTCAGCTACCGTCATGGTCTGCCGCTGGCTATTCGCTCTGCGCTATATCCTGTATTTGGCAAAAAAATCTACGGACCCATCGGGCATACGGTAGATATTGCAGCTGTGCTGGGGACCGTTTTTGGTATTGCCACCAGTCTGGGTATTGGCCTGATTCAGCTAAATTACGGCTTAAATCACGTATTTGGTATAGCCGAAGGCCTTACTGTGCAAATTGTACTGGCCGTGGTGGTGATTGTTTTTGCCGCTATTTCTGCAGTCACCGGGGTGGAAAAAGGCATTCGGCGGTTATCTGAATTCAATATGCTGATGGCGCTGGTTCTGATGTTGTTTGTATTATTTGTAGGCGACACCCGCTTTCTGCTTAACGCGCTGGTGCTCAACATTGGCGACTACATGACTGATTTTGTCAGCATGTCTTTTAATACCTTTGCGTTTGACCCACCCACTGACTGGCTGAATGCCTGGACGCTATTTTTCTGGGCCTGGTGGATTGCCTGGGGGCCGTTTGTGGGTATGTTCCTGGCCAGGATTTCACGGGGACGTACAATAGGCGAATTTGTAGCCGGAACCTTGTTGCTTCCGCTGTCTTTTATGATTGTGTGGATGTCTGTTATGGGCAATAGTGCCATTGACATGGTGATGTCCGGGGCACAGGATTTTGGCGAACAGGCGGTTAATAACCCTGGCTCTGCTATTTATCTGTTTCTGGAAAGTATTCCATGGGCGGCGGTGACTACCATCGTAGTCAGCATCCTGGCATTTGTATTTTTTATTACATCCGGTGACTCAGGCTCCCTGGTACTTTCCAATCTGACATCAGTGCTCAGAGACCCATACAGCGATGCGCCAGCCTGGATGCGGATTATGTGGGCAGCCATTATAGGCCTGTTGACGATAGCGCTACTACTGACCGGGGGGTTATCGGCCCTGCAAAGTGCTGTGGTGGTAACCGGTTTGCCGTTTGCCATTGTGCTGTGCCTGATGATGTTAGGTCTGTTTAAGGCATTGCGGGTAGAAAGTCTGAAGCAAAAAGCAGCAGATACTAATTTCAGTGGTACTTACTTTGTTGAGTCTGACAAGAACTGGACCCAGCGACTACACCGGTTTGTCAGTTTTCCTGACCAGAAGCAGTGTCAGCAGTTTCTGGACGAGGTCGCCATGCCGGCAATGAAAGAGGTAAAGGCTGCGCTGGAGGAACGTAAGCTTACTGTTACCATCAGTGAGAATCATGATGACAGTGATGTGTGCATGTCATTACAGGTAGACCTGCACGACGCTCAGGATTTCTACTATGCGCTGCGTCCAAGTCAGCATGCTATGCCATCTTTTGCTACCCGTTCTGCCAGAAGCAGTAGCAAATATTACCGGGTGGAACCTTTACTGGCAGAAGGCGGGCAGGGGTATGATCTGATGGGTTATACCCAGCATCAGGTTATTGAGGATATTCTGAACCAGTTTGAACGCCACATGCATTTTCTGCATGCTCAGCGTACCCAGCCGGGTGCCGATACAAACCTGTTTAAACCGGGAAACTAG
- a CDS encoding LysE family transporter, translating into MLNGNNQLPASMQVSPEQANGNEFVQGIVVSVLSPKVALFFLSILPQFVNPQGGAATQQL; encoded by the coding sequence ATGCTAAATGGTAACAACCAGTTGCCAGCATCAATGCAGGTTTCACCCGAGCAAGCAAACGGCAATGAATTTGTTCAGGGTATCGTGGTTAGTGTGCTCAGCCCGAAAGTTGCGCTGTTCTTTTTGTCAATTTTACCGCAGTTTGTAAATCCGCAGGGTGGCGCAGCGACTCAGCAGTTATGA
- a CDS encoding NAD(P)-dependent alcohol dehydrogenase, with protein MKTVGYAAHDTDAHMVPYHFERRALRSNDVAIEILYSGICHSDLHTVNGDWGPQQYPLVPGHEIVGKVIEVGPEVKDYAVGEHVAVGCMVDSCQECDQCHNHEEQYCRNGMTPTYGAPDRIDGTITQGGYSKHIVVREQFVLRVPEALDLAKAAPILCAGITTYSPLRTWDVKEGSRVGVVGLGGLGHMAVKLAVAMGAEVTVISRSDAKNQEAKDLGATGILVSTDEDAMKKSANAFDVILDTVPVKHDVTQYAPLLDVDGSLVIVGQVGPLDEPSTIPLVTGRRRIAGSLIGGIQETQEVLDFCAKHNIHPECKMIRPEEVNKAYEHLAKGDIAHRFVMDMSSLEVEA; from the coding sequence ATGAAAACAGTTGGATACGCCGCTCATGATACAGATGCACACATGGTGCCTTATCACTTTGAACGCCGTGCTCTGCGCAGCAATGATGTGGCCATTGAAATTCTGTACAGCGGTATTTGTCATTCCGACCTTCACACCGTCAATGGGGACTGGGGTCCGCAACAATATCCGCTGGTACCGGGTCATGAGATCGTAGGTAAAGTGATTGAAGTGGGGCCGGAGGTAAAAGATTATGCGGTGGGTGAGCATGTGGCAGTGGGCTGTATGGTCGATAGCTGTCAGGAATGTGACCAGTGTCATAACCATGAAGAGCAGTATTGCCGTAATGGCATGACACCCACCTACGGTGCCCCGGATCGCATCGATGGTACTATTACTCAGGGTGGCTATTCTAAGCATATTGTGGTGCGCGAGCAGTTTGTGCTGCGAGTACCTGAAGCGCTGGATCTGGCTAAAGCGGCGCCTATTTTATGTGCCGGTATTACAACCTATTCTCCGTTACGTACCTGGGATGTAAAAGAAGGTAGCCGGGTTGGTGTTGTTGGTCTTGGTGGACTTGGCCATATGGCGGTAAAACTGGCGGTTGCCATGGGTGCAGAAGTTACCGTAATCAGCCGTTCTGATGCCAAAAACCAGGAAGCCAAAGATCTTGGCGCGACCGGTATTCTGGTGTCTACCGATGAAGATGCGATGAAAAAATCAGCCAATGCCTTTGATGTGATACTGGACACGGTGCCGGTTAAGCATGATGTTACCCAATATGCGCCATTGCTGGACGTGGATGGGTCACTGGTCATTGTGGGTCAGGTAGGTCCGCTGGACGAACCGTCTACCATTCCGCTGGTCACCGGTCGTCGTCGTATTGCCGGTTCTCTGATTGGTGGTATTCAGGAGACGCAGGAAGTACTGGATTTTTGTGCTAAGCACAATATTCATCCTGAATGTAAAATGATTCGCCCGGAAGAAGTCAACAAAGCTTATGAGCATCTGGCAAAAGGTGATATTGCCCACCGGTTTGTTATGGACATGTCATCGCTGGAAGTGGAAGCTTAA
- a CDS encoding AraC family transcriptional regulator, producing MEAEAFKGFGFFIDVFIAMIDMTPSDFSATHDAPHASQIQQLINRVSRFAPHDGNFSLLDGRIHIVKSSHSQTEKTFTLAQPSLCLVPQGAKQVSLGTGSFEYDATKMVLYAAEVPLKVTITKASADKPYYCVVIPIDGKALNRQVLKVFSQGVPAAARTRAVYVGASGSQYVSAINRIFDVATQQDNTALLVPHIIDEILLRLLCSPVGAEVAQIGVVDSKIERISAAVSFIKNHYARPLKVDALAREVGMSLSSFHTHFKQVTQLTPGQFQKMLRLQHAREQVRQGVSDVTRIAFDVGYASASQFSREYSREFGIAPSKDSL from the coding sequence GTGGAAGCCGAAGCCTTTAAAGGCTTCGGCTTTTTTATTGATGTTTTTATAGCCATGATTGATATGACACCATCTGACTTTTCAGCTACTCACGATGCGCCTCACGCCAGCCAGATTCAGCAACTGATTAACCGGGTAAGCCGGTTTGCGCCCCACGACGGCAATTTTTCTCTGCTGGACGGGCGTATTCACATTGTTAAATCATCGCACAGCCAGACTGAAAAGACGTTTACCCTGGCACAACCGAGCTTGTGTCTGGTACCGCAAGGCGCCAAGCAGGTATCGCTGGGTACAGGAAGCTTTGAATACGATGCCACAAAAATGGTGCTATACGCAGCTGAAGTGCCACTTAAAGTCACCATTACCAAAGCCAGTGCAGACAAGCCATATTATTGCGTGGTGATTCCTATTGATGGCAAAGCGCTTAACCGGCAGGTATTGAAAGTGTTCAGCCAGGGGGTACCGGCGGCTGCGCGAACCCGGGCGGTTTACGTAGGCGCGTCTGGTTCACAGTATGTCAGTGCCATAAACCGTATTTTTGATGTGGCAACCCAGCAGGACAACACCGCCTTATTGGTGCCACATATCATTGATGAGATTCTGCTGCGTTTACTATGCAGCCCGGTAGGCGCCGAAGTGGCCCAGATTGGTGTGGTGGACTCTAAAATCGAGCGCATATCAGCAGCAGTAAGCTTTATCAAAAACCACTATGCCAGGCCACTTAAAGTTGATGCACTGGCCCGCGAGGTGGGCATGAGCCTGTCGTCATTTCATACCCACTTTAAGCAGGTTACCCAACTGACGCCGGGCCAGTTTCAAAAAATGCTGCGCTTGCAACATGCCCGCGAGCAGGTTCGTCAGGGCGTGAGCGATGTGACCCGTATTGCCTTTGATGTAGGTTACGCCAGTGCGTCTCAGTTCAGCCGGGAGTATTCACGGGAGTTTGGCATCGCGCCATCCAAAGACAGCTTATGA